From Bacillales bacterium, one genomic window encodes:
- the spoIIIAD gene encoding stage III sporulation protein AD: protein MEIVQIVGLGLIATFLVLLLKEQKPVFAFLLVLFVGAVIFLFLIGQIQKIIAMVEQLAESAHLNMIYVKTILKIIGIAYIAEFGAQMTRDAGQGAIASKIELAGKVLILLLAIPIITAVIQTVIGLLPG, encoded by the coding sequence ATTGAAATCGTGCAAATCGTCGGGCTCGGTTTGATCGCAACCTTCCTCGTCCTGTTGTTGAAAGAGCAAAAGCCGGTTTTCGCCTTTTTGCTCGTATTGTTCGTCGGTGCCGTCATCTTTCTGTTTTTGATTGGACAAATTCAAAAAATCATAGCGATGGTCGAGCAGTTGGCGGAGAGCGCCCATTTAAACATGATTTATGTGAAAACGATCTTAAAAATTATCGGGATTGCTTACATTGCCGAATTTGGGGCGCAAATGACGAGAGATGCTGGACAAGGGGCGATCGCGTCAAAAATCGAGCTCGCCGGAAAAGTGTTGATTTTGTTGCTGGCGATCCCGATCATTACTGCCGTGATCCAAACGGTGATTGGATTACTGCCGGGCTGA